A segment of the Nasonia vitripennis strain AsymCx chromosome 2, Nvit_psr_1.1, whole genome shotgun sequence genome:
TTTTCCCTGTTTTAGAGTTGTTATACCCGCACTGTTTAGTTTAGTGTACTCGACGACACGGCAGAGGAGAGAACAGCAGCTGCACTTTTCGCGCGCATTTCTCGCCGGATCGTTATAGCTCAGAGTCGTGTGCTACGCACTCACCTGCGCGCGAACGAGCCTCGTATACACAGGCtgtgctgtttttttttatcctagCTACGATTACATATTTTGTTCCGGATCGGAGAGCTGCTACAGCGCGGAGCTCCTGCTTTTCGGAGTAGAGATCGTGGGAGAGCTGTGGAAAAGACGGCAGCCGACATTATTTGAAAGATGAATACCGACGTGGAGAGCTGTCTCAAGGACTGGAATGACCTGCAGAATGACTACAAGGAACTCGAGGTGAGCCTTCAAACGCAGCTGTTATTGCAAATTTCGACCGTAGTTTTTCGCTATCATCTCGCACGGGCTTCTAGGTTAGGTTTCTGGAGATATATCCCTGATTTTTCGATGCGAGGGAGAGGTATTTTCGTTAGTCGACGAAATTTTGGTGTACAGAAGAGCCGCGGCTGATAAGAGGCTATTGCAATCTCGAGTATCATTGTCAATATTGTAATCGGTGTCTTTTCCAGAagcatctttctctctctctctctctctctctctctctttatctctctttaCATATTTGTTTGTTAATACCTAACCTTACCGTCGACCTTTCACCTATTCATGTGACTGTTGCAAGCGGTCGCGCAGCTCTCCATTCGAGATCGCCCGTTTTTATGATCCcatcgttaatttttttttctttctccaaACGATGTAGTTCTAGCTGCGCTTCATGGAGATTTATGCtgactcttttttttataggcGTTAAACAGAACATACTTGGCCAAGTTGGAGGAGGTAGGAGAGCTGCAGAAAAAATGCCAGAATGGAATATCACATCAGAAGTATCGCATGGGAGTCATAAAAAAGTCCTTGAAACAGTGAGTCCATGCAATCAGGCTTAGCTGTCGTTTTTCTAGAAAGTTGGATGACACAAAGAGCGTTTTGACTTATCTATGTTATTTTTCTATCTCAGTCTTCATGCGAGCGAGACCAGGCAAATGTTGGACAAAGACATGCAGAGGAGAGAGCAGCAAATTCACGAGATGGAGCAAACGTTGccaaaagcaaatggaacgtATCTTTCTATAATACTAGGTAGCGTTAATGTCTCGATATTGAACAAAAATGATAAGTGAGTATGCTTTCTTAATCTCTCCAATGATGTAACCACTCTTAGATAATGGGTTGACAAATTAATTGTTGGACTTTGTTACAGGTTTAAGTACAAAGATgaatatgaaaaattcaagcttGTTTTATCTGTGATTGGATTCATCCTCTcagtaattaatttatttacaaattacAGGCAAGTATCACAATCAATACTCCAAGCATAAATTCTGCAATTATAAGGGTGTTCtaaattctaattattatcaCTGTATTGCAGAACATTGGAGCTGAGCTTCATGTTTCTGCTAGTCTGGTATTATTGTACTCTGACGATACGAGAAAGCATACTTAAAGTTAATGGATCAAGAATCAAAGGCTGGTGGAGATTTCACCATTTCCTGTCTACTGTAGTATCTGGTGTACTATTAGTCTGGCCAAATACTGGGCCATGGTATGCATTCCGAGGACAATTCATGTGGTTCAATGTTTACATAAGTAAGTTTTATGATTGTCAACTCCTATTCTTATTTATGGCACATTGTGATTGTGCAAACATGCATGCAATACCCTGGACTTCTATTTCCGAACAACCTTTATGATTGTGATCAGATTACAAATtactaaattatttatctcACATGAGTTTAAAGCATGAATTGAAAATGTATCTTACATAACAGTTgattcaatgataatttttttttttaatttctcaaACACCTTAATGCCATTATCAATAGAATAATTTATCGGGATCGTTaaaagaacataaaattttgctaaaaatttgtttttttgcgaAATTCCGTAAATTTTTGGCAAACTTGTTTTTACAAGCAGTTGGATCTTCTTTTAGGTGTAGTTCAGTATCTGCAATTCCGTTATCAGCGCGGTGTGCTCTATCGTCTGAAAGCGCTGGGTGAACGGCACAATATGGACATCACGATCGAAGGCTTTCATTCGTGGATGTGGCGAGGATTATCCTTCCTCTTGCCTTTCCTTTTCTTTGGCTACTTTTTCCAGCTCTACAATGCCTACACGCTTCTGAAACTCACCTGGCATCCGGAAGCGACTTGGCATGTTCCGGTGCTAAGCGCGATGTTCCTGGTACTATTTTTGGGTAACATGACGACAACGATAATGGTGATACCACAAAAGCTCCGAAGTAGAGTGATGGATACCTTTAGTTCTGGCTTCAATTACAAGCCTGCTTCTAAGAAAGAAGAGATGACGGAAGACAAGGAGAAAgtggaagagaaagagaagcctAATGAGAATGATATAAAGGCGACTAAAAGTGATTGAAAACCTAATTAAATGTCAATTTTGAAGTTGAAATATGTTTGAGTGGCACTTCTACTGTGCTATTCActcaaaataaaacttttgctATTTAACGATAATTTGGAGAAAACGAAATTTACAGGTGGTGTGATTTT
Coding sequences within it:
- the LOC100123868 gene encoding transmembrane protein 120 homolog, whose amino-acid sequence is MNTDVESCLKDWNDLQNDYKELEALNRTYLAKLEEVGELQKKCQNGISHQKYRMGVIKKSLKHLHASETRQMLDKDMQRREQQIHEMEQTLPKANGTYLSIILGSVNVSILNKNDKFKYKDEYEKFKLVLSVIGFILSVINLFTNYRTLELSFMFLLVWYYCTLTIRESILKVNGSRIKGWWRFHHFLSTVVSGVLLVWPNTGPWYAFRGQFMWFNVYISVVQYLQFRYQRGVLYRLKALGERHNMDITIEGFHSWMWRGLSFLLPFLFFGYFFQLYNAYTLLKLTWHPEATWHVPVLSAMFLVLFLGNMTTTIMVIPQKLRSRVMDTFSSGFNYKPASKKEEMTEDKEKVEEKEKPNENDIKATKSD